A genome region from Nitrospira sp. includes the following:
- the pstA gene encoding phosphate ABC transporter permease PstA: protein MVERSTRMKDFWRGGELFVWMTASGVALSLLMVAGMLTLIMINGLGQFWPGALQETRLRTQETVIGQVVGEEVIPNSVSPDSPAGQRRFRYRVGNRDVFGAEYRWINEADIVSSTRPDDLVVVQRREWGPAFGRVTVGVEGNAADGEHGSTWSTVVTLVEQANHLRRRIEHLEREEIGSINYRIEKARLARQALTLNGPLAPGDADKDRRLLDQVTELERDYLVKTEALERLHKEAGQEVLFLTLSTGRSVRLSLDQVLDVSRPNAMHWFEKLLAYVHNLWLFVSSEPREANTEGGIFPAIFGTVLMVFLMTMAVMPFGVMAAVYLREYAKQGPLVRLVRIAVNNLAGVPSIVFGVFGLAFFVYALGGTIDQWLFPEALPNPTFGTGGILWASLTLSLLTVPVVIVATEEGLSAVPRDFREGSLGLGATKFETLRHVILPCALPGILTGLILAMARAAGEVAPLMLTGVVKLAPALPLDEYLPFLHLDRKFMHLGFHIYDVGFQSPNVEAAKPMVYMTTLILILVVVLLNWAAVRLRNRLRRQFTASAV, encoded by the coding sequence ATGGTTGAACGATCGACACGCATGAAGGACTTCTGGCGAGGCGGGGAACTGTTCGTCTGGATGACGGCCTCCGGTGTGGCGCTCAGCCTCTTGATGGTGGCCGGGATGCTGACACTGATTATGATCAACGGGTTGGGCCAGTTCTGGCCAGGGGCATTGCAGGAGACCAGGCTGAGGACGCAAGAGACCGTGATCGGTCAGGTCGTGGGAGAAGAAGTCATCCCCAATTCGGTCTCGCCGGACTCGCCGGCCGGACAGCGTCGGTTTCGGTATCGGGTCGGCAACCGAGATGTGTTCGGAGCCGAATATCGCTGGATTAATGAAGCGGATATTGTGTCGAGCACGCGACCCGATGATTTAGTCGTTGTTCAGCGGCGTGAGTGGGGACCTGCCTTTGGTCGCGTCACTGTCGGCGTGGAAGGAAACGCGGCAGACGGTGAACACGGGAGCACCTGGTCGACGGTGGTGACGTTGGTGGAGCAGGCTAATCACTTGCGTCGGCGGATCGAACATCTGGAGCGAGAGGAAATCGGATCCATCAACTATCGGATTGAGAAGGCCAGACTCGCCCGGCAGGCGTTGACGCTGAATGGTCCGCTTGCCCCCGGCGATGCCGACAAAGACCGGCGTCTTCTCGATCAGGTGACCGAGTTGGAACGGGACTATCTTGTCAAGACTGAGGCACTTGAGCGGCTGCACAAGGAGGCCGGGCAGGAAGTCTTGTTCTTGACGCTCTCCACCGGCCGGTCGGTGCGGCTTTCTCTCGATCAGGTGTTGGACGTCAGTCGGCCGAACGCGATGCATTGGTTTGAAAAGCTCCTGGCCTATGTCCATAATCTGTGGCTGTTTGTGTCCAGCGAACCACGTGAAGCCAATACGGAAGGTGGTATCTTTCCGGCGATCTTCGGCACCGTCTTGATGGTGTTTCTCATGACCATGGCGGTCATGCCGTTTGGGGTGATGGCCGCCGTCTATTTGCGGGAATATGCGAAGCAGGGGCCGTTGGTGAGGCTGGTCCGGATTGCGGTGAACAACCTGGCCGGTGTGCCATCCATCGTCTTCGGCGTGTTCGGCCTCGCCTTTTTCGTCTATGCGCTGGGGGGCACAATCGATCAATGGTTGTTTCCCGAGGCATTGCCCAATCCCACCTTCGGCACGGGTGGCATTCTCTGGGCCTCGCTGACGTTATCGCTGCTCACGGTTCCGGTCGTGATCGTGGCGACGGAGGAAGGCTTGTCTGCGGTCCCACGTGATTTTCGGGAAGGGTCGCTCGGACTAGGCGCCACCAAATTTGAAACACTCCGGCATGTGATTCTCCCCTGCGCGTTGCCGGGAATTTTGACGGGACTGATTCTCGCGATGGCCAGAGCTGCCGGGGAAGTGGCGCCGTTGATGCTGACCGGAGTGGTGAAATTGGCCCCTGCCCTTCCGCTGGACGAGTACCTGCCGTTTCTACATCTCGACCGGAAGTTTATGCACTTGGGCTTTCATATTTACGATGTGGGGTTTCAATCCCCGAACGTCGAGGCGGCGAAGCCGATGGTCTATATGACCACGCTGATTCTCATCCTCGTGGTCGTCTTGCTGAATTGGGCGGCCGTGCGGCTACGTAATCGATTACGGCGACAATTTACCGCATCGGCAGTATGA
- a CDS encoding ABC transporter permease subunit: MMMDRFRSLLKPVHLRDLIDRLARAVITVGGLATIVSILGIFFFLFREVTPLFTAPSAKLTQRLSVPALLEDGGPAQVAVDEHREIAQVFTSGAIQFFDLASGQPIPLDMPAQVKDRRITAMASGGGNTPRLAVGTADGEVLFLKVGITTDFSEQGERRKRPHIRAGQPIALTKGPIVQLAYRTNDQGSLLALLSEGGRLLLVRIAADDVTGSHPIITELPQPEGKITALALDVLLENLYVGTSEGQVVHVALSEAGSPEMRGTYAVAAPSTGVSTLGFLSGDRSLVVTSADGAVSTWGLVRRAEAPSGWRLTQIHSFRSHNAPITAFAPSQRVKGFVTGDTKGNLFLHHATSSQTLLRLANGEFPIRAVGFAPKGDGLIALDAAGQLSLYQVQTAYAEVTLDTLFGKVWYEGYDYPAYVWQSSSGSDDVEPKLSLLPLAFGTLKGTMYALFLAVPIAILAAMCTAQFMHQDLRAKIKPIIEVMAALPTVVLGFLAGLWLAPLLERMLPAVAAMALVLPLLVVASSFAWYLCPLAVKRHFSHGQEALLLLPILALGIVGCLWANATIEGWWFDGNVKAWLSSRLGIQYDQRNALIVGIVMGFAIVPVIYSIAEEALSNVPKTQIAGSLALGATRWQTVLHLVLLSASPGIFSAVMIGFGRAIGETMIVLMATGNTPILDWNWANGFRTLSANIAVEIPEAPHGGSLYRVLFLAALLLFIVTFIINSLAELIRQRLRDKYSHG, encoded by the coding sequence ATGATGATGGATCGATTCCGGTCACTGTTGAAGCCTGTTCATCTGCGAGACCTGATCGACCGGCTCGCGCGAGCCGTGATTACCGTCGGCGGACTGGCGACCATTGTCAGCATTCTCGGGATATTTTTCTTTCTGTTTCGTGAAGTCACCCCGTTGTTCACCGCGCCGAGCGCGAAGCTGACGCAACGCCTGAGTGTCCCTGCCCTGCTTGAGGACGGAGGCCCGGCTCAGGTGGCGGTCGATGAGCATCGTGAGATTGCACAGGTGTTCACCTCGGGAGCCATCCAGTTCTTCGATCTGGCATCCGGCCAACCCATTCCATTGGACATGCCGGCGCAGGTGAAGGACCGCCGGATTACGGCGATGGCGTCGGGTGGCGGCAATACTCCACGGTTGGCGGTGGGCACGGCCGACGGGGAAGTTCTGTTCTTGAAAGTCGGCATCACGACGGATTTTTCTGAGCAAGGCGAGCGACGGAAGCGTCCGCACATTCGCGCCGGACAACCCATCGCCTTGACGAAAGGTCCCATCGTCCAGCTGGCCTATCGGACCAATGATCAAGGCAGCCTCCTGGCCCTCTTGTCCGAGGGAGGTCGGCTCCTCCTTGTGCGCATCGCGGCGGATGATGTGACGGGTAGCCATCCGATCATCACGGAACTTCCGCAACCGGAAGGAAAGATCACGGCTCTCGCCCTGGATGTGTTGCTTGAAAATCTGTACGTGGGAACATCGGAAGGGCAAGTGGTGCATGTCGCCCTATCCGAGGCGGGGTCGCCGGAGATGAGAGGCACCTATGCGGTCGCTGCGCCTTCGACGGGCGTTTCGACGTTGGGGTTTCTGAGCGGAGACCGTAGCCTGGTGGTCACATCTGCCGACGGTGCCGTGTCGACCTGGGGGCTTGTGCGACGCGCCGAGGCTCCGTCCGGTTGGAGACTGACCCAAATCCATAGCTTCCGCTCTCACAATGCCCCGATCACTGCCTTTGCTCCGTCTCAGCGGGTCAAGGGGTTTGTGACCGGAGATACGAAGGGAAACCTCTTTCTCCACCATGCGACCTCTTCTCAAACGTTGTTGCGGCTGGCCAACGGTGAGTTTCCGATCCGCGCCGTGGGGTTCGCGCCGAAAGGCGATGGGTTGATCGCGTTGGATGCAGCCGGACAACTGTCTCTGTACCAGGTGCAAACAGCCTATGCTGAAGTGACGCTCGACACTCTCTTCGGCAAGGTGTGGTACGAGGGATACGATTACCCGGCGTATGTGTGGCAATCCTCTTCCGGGTCGGATGATGTGGAGCCGAAACTCAGCCTGCTTCCGCTGGCATTTGGGACGCTCAAGGGTACGATGTATGCCTTGTTTCTCGCCGTCCCGATCGCCATCCTGGCCGCGATGTGCACCGCGCAGTTCATGCATCAGGACCTGCGCGCAAAAATTAAACCGATCATTGAAGTCATGGCGGCCTTGCCGACGGTGGTGTTAGGCTTCCTCGCCGGGCTCTGGCTGGCTCCCCTCCTGGAACGCATGCTCCCGGCGGTCGCCGCTATGGCGCTGGTGTTGCCCCTGCTCGTCGTCGCCTCCTCGTTCGCCTGGTATCTCTGTCCGCTCGCCGTCAAACGACATTTCTCGCACGGTCAGGAAGCCTTGCTGCTGCTTCCTATCCTGGCCCTTGGGATTGTCGGGTGCCTTTGGGCCAATGCCACTATCGAAGGCTGGTGGTTCGACGGGAACGTCAAGGCCTGGCTCTCGAGTCGGCTCGGCATTCAATACGATCAACGCAACGCCCTGATCGTCGGGATCGTGATGGGGTTCGCCATCGTCCCGGTGATCTACAGTATTGCCGAAGAAGCGCTCTCCAATGTGCCGAAGACCCAAATTGCCGGGTCCCTCGCGCTCGGGGCGACCCGTTGGCAAACGGTGCTGCATCTGGTGTTGTTGTCTGCCAGCCCGGGAATATTCTCTGCCGTGATGATCGGGTTTGGGCGCGCGATCGGGGAAACGATGATCGTCCTGATGGCCACGGGCAACACGCCCATTCTGGATTGGAACTGGGCGAACGGTTTCCGGACACTGTCAGCCAATATCGCCGTGGAAATTCCGGAGGCTCCGCATGGCGGTAGTCTCTATCGGGTATTGTTCCTGGCCGCGTTGCTCCTGTTCATCGTCACGTTTATTATCAATTCGTTGGCGGAACTGATTCGTCAGCGGCTCCGGGATAAGTACAGCCATGGTTGA
- a CDS encoding phosphate ABC transporter substrate-binding protein has protein sequence MGVTLTVLGPFMTTNLWSASAAEPVAAVEQGKVDEGLKSYSKVSGISGAINSIGSDTLNNLITLWAEGFRKQYPNVKIQVEGKGSSTAPPALIENTAQLGPMSRTMKSSEIDAFEAKFGYPPTPYPVAVDALALFINKDNPLKGLTVPEVDALFSKSRRQGHAVDLNKWGQLGLTGDWGAAPISLYGRNSASGTYGFFKEHALKNGDFKDQVKEQPGSASVVQGINEDRYGIGYSGIGYSTSGVRMVPLAAKPGQPFIEPTQANTKNGTYPLWRYLYIYVNQAPGKPLSPIVKEFLAYVYSKEGQSDVLRDGYFPVDATLAEKQLSQIR, from the coding sequence ATGGGTGTCACACTCACCGTATTGGGTCCATTCATGACGACCAATCTCTGGAGTGCCAGTGCTGCTGAGCCTGTCGCCGCCGTCGAGCAGGGAAAAGTCGATGAGGGACTCAAGTCTTATAGTAAGGTCAGTGGCATTTCCGGCGCCATCAACAGCATCGGTTCAGATACCCTAAACAATTTGATCACGCTGTGGGCCGAAGGATTTCGGAAGCAATATCCCAATGTGAAAATTCAGGTCGAGGGCAAAGGTTCCAGCACAGCCCCACCCGCTCTCATTGAAAATACCGCTCAACTTGGTCCGATGTCGCGGACGATGAAATCGAGCGAGATCGATGCGTTTGAAGCGAAGTTCGGCTACCCGCCGACACCGTATCCCGTCGCGGTCGATGCCCTCGCGCTCTTCATCAACAAAGATAATCCGCTCAAGGGACTGACAGTGCCTGAAGTGGATGCGTTGTTTTCCAAGTCCCGGAGGCAGGGCCATGCCGTCGACCTGAACAAGTGGGGGCAGCTCGGATTGACCGGCGACTGGGGCGCTGCGCCCATCAGCCTCTACGGCCGCAATTCTGCGTCCGGCACGTACGGATTCTTCAAGGAACATGCACTAAAAAACGGCGACTTTAAAGATCAAGTGAAGGAACAACCGGGCTCAGCTTCGGTGGTCCAGGGCATCAATGAAGACCGTTACGGCATCGGGTACAGCGGAATCGGCTATAGCACATCCGGAGTCAGAATGGTTCCGCTGGCGGCGAAGCCGGGCCAACCGTTCATCGAGCCTACTCAGGCGAATACGAAGAACGGCACGTATCCGCTGTGGCGCTACTTGTACATCTATGTGAATCAGGCCCCGGGAAAACCACTCTCGCCCATCGTCAAGGAGTTTCTGGCCTACGTGTATAGCAAAGAAGGGCAATCCGACGTGCTGAGAGATGGCTATTTCCCGGTTGATGCCACCTTGGCTGAGAAGCAGCTGAGCCAGATTCGGTAA
- a CDS encoding Slp family lipoprotein, with protein MTRYGGSVLLVIGLALAACGPPQIFPRALMDGVETNFDFTAWRNVPNAQTDRKVQLGGRIVQTNREKDGLVIIVTQLPIVEQPAYGPKDNRKRSGEFAVVYPGALDPKWLAPGHRLVVIGTTAQAKAVMVDDVQRSLPSLIAECVHVWRTAGREISDFPYNTGGGYEPLGEETHCAP; from the coding sequence ATGACTCGTTACGGTGGAAGCGTGCTCCTGGTCATCGGGCTTGCGCTGGCGGCCTGTGGACCGCCTCAGATTTTTCCACGCGCCCTCATGGACGGCGTGGAAACAAACTTCGATTTCACCGCTTGGCGTAACGTGCCGAATGCCCAAACCGACCGGAAGGTTCAACTCGGTGGACGCATTGTGCAAACCAATAGGGAGAAGGACGGACTCGTGATCATCGTCACCCAGTTGCCGATTGTCGAACAGCCGGCCTATGGGCCGAAGGATAATCGCAAGCGTTCCGGTGAGTTTGCCGTTGTGTACCCAGGCGCCCTCGATCCTAAATGGCTGGCACCGGGACATCGGCTGGTTGTCATCGGCACAACCGCGCAAGCCAAGGCGGTCATGGTGGACGACGTGCAGCGCAGTTTGCCTTCTCTGATCGCCGAATGTGTGCACGTGTGGAGAACTGCAGGACGGGAGATCTCCGACTTTCCCTACAATACCGGCGGCGGTTATGAGCCATTGGGGGAAGAAACTCACTGTGCCCCCTGA
- a CDS encoding substrate-binding domain-containing protein — protein sequence MLLVLGGFHPTQAEQSGPFAGVMVDPGLERYSPKSQVVGGFRVQGSDTMHALMRRLVSDFQSRQPKITIDLKAGGSAKAIAEFIEPPQPGRIVVKEERAKQILLVSSSRELLDAEKQKFSSARGYEPLAVPIAIDAVALYVHKDNPLTGLTLDQADAIFSTARQRGYKHDIRVWGDLGLDHGWETAPIQSYGRDRKSGTRAFFQEHVLAGGEFKPTLHEEPGAASVILALSRDQLGIGYSGIGLQASSVRILPLAESEGMPLITPSAATVADQSYPLRRLLYLYLNKEPGTPLSPAVQEFLEFVKSREGQESVARAGFYPLPLDQVEKLSVALGFTPHPPAAGKE from the coding sequence ATGTTGCTGGTGCTGGGCGGGTTCCATCCGACTCAGGCAGAGCAAAGCGGACCGTTCGCGGGGGTCATGGTTGATCCCGGCCTCGAGCGATATAGCCCGAAATCTCAAGTGGTGGGTGGGTTTCGCGTCCAAGGATCCGACACCATGCATGCGCTGATGCGCCGGCTTGTCAGTGACTTTCAATCTCGGCAACCCAAGATCACCATCGACCTGAAGGCGGGCGGATCTGCCAAGGCGATTGCGGAGTTTATCGAACCTCCTCAGCCTGGCCGGATCGTCGTGAAAGAGGAGCGGGCGAAACAAATCCTGTTGGTGAGCAGTTCCCGGGAGTTGTTGGATGCGGAGAAACAGAAATTCTCCTCGGCGCGAGGCTACGAGCCTCTGGCCGTTCCAATTGCAATCGATGCCGTCGCCTTATACGTGCACAAAGACAATCCACTGACCGGGTTGACGCTGGACCAGGCAGATGCCATTTTTTCGACGGCTCGCCAACGCGGGTATAAACACGATATCAGGGTGTGGGGCGACTTAGGCCTCGACCATGGTTGGGAGACGGCTCCGATCCAATCCTATGGACGAGATCGCAAGTCTGGCACCAGAGCGTTTTTTCAGGAACATGTGTTAGCCGGCGGAGAGTTCAAGCCGACCCTGCATGAGGAGCCGGGAGCGGCGTCGGTGATTCTGGCGCTGAGTCGGGATCAGTTGGGCATCGGGTATAGCGGGATCGGGCTCCAGGCCTCCAGCGTGCGGATCCTGCCGTTGGCTGAAAGCGAGGGCATGCCGTTGATTACTCCGTCGGCCGCCACCGTCGCCGATCAGAGCTACCCTCTTCGCCGCCTCCTCTACTTGTATCTCAATAAGGAACCTGGCACGCCATTATCGCCGGCGGTGCAGGAATTCCTGGAGTTCGTCAAGAGCCGGGAAGGACAGGAGTCTGTGGCGCGAGCCGGTTTCTATCCCCTACCGCTCGATCAGGTGGAAAAGTTGTCGGTTGCCCTGGGATTTACCCCGCATCCCCCTGCAGCAGGAAAAGAATAG
- a CDS encoding response regulator transcription factor produces the protein MTTSIVQIIEDEPLHADLLDRALRQAHFATTLAKDGESGWRDAQRLQPSLILLDLMLPGLSGHEVCRLVRRTPTTRHIPIIMLTAVGSEADRIAGLEMGADDYVVKPFSPREVVSRVQAVLRRVNETRREDPVLFSDTSITMEGPYFVLTLQQRQITVSSTELKLLQYLVTRDGELVRDDELLTLPGEEFGNTSREELDHRVRFLRRKLENSGTGSIEILPGSRYRFLAHPRPT, from the coding sequence ATGACCACGTCGATCGTCCAAATCATTGAAGACGAGCCGCTCCACGCCGACCTGTTGGACCGCGCCTTGCGTCAGGCTCACTTCGCCACGACGCTTGCGAAGGATGGCGAGAGCGGTTGGAGGGATGCGCAACGACTGCAGCCCTCGTTGATTCTCCTCGACCTCATGTTGCCGGGGCTGAGCGGCCATGAAGTCTGCCGGTTGGTCCGACGTACGCCTACGACGCGCCATATCCCCATCATCATGCTGACGGCCGTCGGGTCAGAAGCAGACCGCATTGCCGGCCTTGAGATGGGAGCAGACGACTACGTGGTGAAGCCGTTCAGCCCGAGGGAGGTCGTGTCCCGCGTTCAGGCTGTGCTGCGCAGGGTTAATGAGACACGTCGTGAGGACCCTGTTCTGTTTTCCGATACCTCCATCACAATGGAAGGGCCTTACTTCGTCCTAACCTTGCAGCAACGGCAAATCACCGTCTCGAGCACGGAACTGAAGCTGCTTCAGTACCTGGTGACTCGAGATGGGGAATTAGTGCGCGACGATGAATTGTTGACGCTTCCAGGCGAGGAGTTCGGGAACACGAGCAGAGAGGAACTGGATCACCGTGTGCGTTTTCTCCGACGAAAACTGGAAAACAGCGGGACGGGATCGATTGAGATTTTACCGGGGTCTCGTTATCGCTTCCTGGCCCATCCGAGGCCGACCTGA
- a CDS encoding phosphate-starvation-inducible PsiE family protein — protein sequence MMFMNFEPRAHRFSDLIGRAIDTDLTELWMKGIKAVLSLLILTILIALTGGVIKTFLDIRLLFDLPVEIGLRQIIVDTLILLAVVEVFKTTLTYFSEGRVKVTFIVDTILVVMLTEIISLWFKEADQAKLLSLGAILLALGAIRVVAVRCSPAQGDGSSKEFTASREGF from the coding sequence ATGATGTTTATGAATTTTGAGCCTCGTGCTCACCGGTTCTCCGATCTGATCGGGCGGGCCATCGACACCGACCTCACCGAACTCTGGATGAAAGGGATCAAGGCGGTCCTCAGTCTGCTCATTCTGACGATCCTCATCGCCCTGACCGGCGGGGTGATCAAGACCTTCCTGGACATCCGGCTGTTGTTTGATCTGCCGGTTGAAATCGGTCTGCGCCAGATTATCGTGGATACATTGATCCTTCTCGCGGTGGTGGAAGTCTTCAAGACCACGTTGACCTATTTCTCCGAAGGCCGCGTCAAAGTTACCTTTATCGTCGATACGATCTTGGTGGTCATGCTGACGGAAATCATTTCTCTCTGGTTCAAGGAGGCCGATCAGGCCAAGCTGCTTTCGCTCGGGGCCATTCTCCTGGCACTCGGAGCTATTCGAGTGGTGGCGGTGCGTTGCTCGCCCGCGCAGGGCGACGGAAGCAGCAAGGAATTCACGGCGAGCCGAGAAGGCTTTTAG